The Terriglobales bacterium genome segment CACGGGTGGGAAAAAAGCGACCTCGTCGCCCGGGTTGAGCGGCGCGTTGGCGCCCGCCATGTCCTGGTTGACCGCCACGCGCACCACCTTCATGTCGGCGAGCGCTTCCTGCCACGCGCCGCCGCGGCGCATGAGGTGCATGCGCAGCCCGGCCACCGTGCTCGCCGAATCGGGGATCTCGACCACCTCGGCCGCGGTGCCGATGCGCTCGCGCAGGTTCGCGAACAGGAGGACTTTCACTTTCACCCGAGTTTCACCTATAGAGCTCCGAGTAAGGCAGGAAGCGCACCAGCTCGCCCTTGCGGATCGCCTTGCCGGCGGGATTGTCGACCAGCCCGTCGGCCCACGCGGTGGAAGTGAGCACCGCGGAATCCTGGGTCGGATACAGATCGAGCCCGCCCGCGCCGTTCCATTTTACGCGCAGGAACTCGCGCCGCGCGTC includes the following:
- the moaD gene encoding molybdopterin converting factor subunit 1 gives rise to the protein MKVKVLLFANLRERIGTAAEVVEIPDSASTVAGLRMHLMRRGGAWQEALADMKVVRVAVNQDMAGANAPLNPGDEVAFFPPVTGG